The stretch of DNA CCGCCATGTTCACGCTTGGCATGGTGCAGGCGCCATTGAATGAGATGCTGGTGCGTATCGTGAAGATGCTGGTGGTGGCCTCCGTTGTGGGGCCGGGTGGCTGGACCTTCTTCAACGATTACGTGATCCAGCTTTTCACATCGGGCCGGGATTATATTATCGGGCAGATGCTGCAGACCATGGCCTCCTATACCGGCGGGGCCGTGGGGACGACGGTGGATATGCAGAATGCCGATGTGCCTGTGTTCGCTCCAATTGATACGCTCTTTGCGCAGATCATCCAGCCCAGCACGCTGATGACGCTTCAAGCCGCCATCGATACGCCGCCTTATGGGGTGATTTATGTGCTGATTCTGGTGGTGGGCGGTATTTTTCTTATTGGTGCGGTGGCGCGCGCCTTGTGGGTATATCTGGTATCCGTGCTGGCAATGTCTTTCCTGTTCGGCCTGGCGCCGCTGTTCGTGGTGACCTTGCTGTTTGAACGCACCAAGGGCATGTTTCAGCAGTGGCTGGCGCAGATCGTCAACTTTACTTTGCAGCCCATTCTGATGTTCACCTTCATCACCTTTTTTGTGGTGCTGCTGGATTATTCGGTGAAAAACATGCTGAAATTCGAAGCCTGCTTCGGGGAGCTGTTCTCCATTGCCGAAGCGCAGGGCGGCAGCTCCACGAGCTATGGCCTTCAATTCAAGGTCAATGACCAGGTGATGGTGGCCACCTGCGAAGCCAGCGGCTGCCGCTGCGTGACCGAGCAGGGCGGTGTGGAAACGACTTGCCCCGGGCTGGAAGGCGGCTTTCCCCTTAACCTGATGGATGTGCTCAGCTTCCTGCTGCTGTGCTATGTGGCGTTCCAGTTTTATAATAACGTGGTGGATATCGCCAACGACATATCCGGTGGTTTTGTGAATATCGACAGTTCCTCCACCAGCCCCATCCGAGATATGATGGACAAGGCAGGAAGTGGCGTGCAGGGGGCCGCGGTGCAGATGCTGAAAGGCAACTCGACCGGGGCATTGCAGGAGGTCGGCCTGGGCGGGCTGGACAAGTTCTTCAACCGGAAATGACGGCTGAAAAATCTGGTGCAGCCGGAATGGATTGGGCTATAGTGACCTAAATGCTACCGGAGGGATGGATATGCTGGTTCGTTTGGTGATGTGCGCGGCACTTGTATGCGGTCTGCCTGCCTGCACAAATTTAAAAAAAGACACCGAGCTGAAAAGCCCGTGCGTGGGTGCCGAAGGTTCACCCTGCGTGCGCCGTCCAGTCAATGGTCCGCTGAACGTCTAGTTCGCTTCCGGCTTCATCTGCGAAAGTTTGTCGCGGTCGACATAAAAGGATTCGCCGCAGCCGCAGCGGCCTGATTCATTCGGGTTGTTGAATTCAAAACCCGATTTGACGCGCGTTTCCACATAGTCCATTTCCGTGCCGATGAGGAACATCACGGCAGCGGGGTCCACCATGACGGTGACGCCTTTGTCGTTGATGACTTCGTCTCCGGTTTTGGCGGCATCGGCATATTCCACTTTGTAAGATAAGCCGGAGCAGCCCTTGGTGGTGACGGAGATGCGCAGGCCTGCCACGGGGGCTTCCGCTTTCGCCAGCAGCGCCTGGATGCGCTCTGCCGCCTTGTCGCTGATGCTCATGAGTTGACGTTTGGCCATGCTCATTCTCCTAAAATAATCCGAGTTCAAGGCGTGCTTCGTCGGTCATGCGGTCCTGCGTCCAGGCAGGTTCCCAGACGAGTTCCACGTTCACGTCCTTCACGCCGGGGATTTGTAATATGCGCGTCTGCACTTCGCCGGGCATGGTGCCGGCCACGGGGCAGGCGGGGGCGGTGAGGGTCATGTCGATTTCGACCTTGCCGTCTTCCAGCACTTCGGCCCGGTAGATGAGGCCGAGTTCCCAGATATTGACGGGGATCTCGGGGTCGTAGACGGTTTTCAGTATGGCGACGACCTTGTCGTGCAGGCCGGTGCCCTCAGCGGTTTTGATAGTGTTGAGGGTGGTTTCGTCCAGCGGTTTGATTTGCAAGTCGTGCATCTTACGCCCCCAGCAGCTTGGCGGTTTTGTGCAGGGCGGCGGCGAAGGCGTCGATGTCACCGTGGCTGGTGTAAATACCGAAGGAGGCGCGTGCGGTGGCGGGCACGCCGAAGCGTTCCATCACCGGCATGGCGCAATGGTGGCCGGTGCGGATAGCGATGCCCTGCTGGTCCAGCAATGCACCGATGTCGGAGGCATGGCCGCCATCCATGATGAAGGGCACGATGCTGGCGCGTGCGCCGCTATAAATACTATCGGGGGGGGCGATGATATGCAGGCCGGGGATGGTGCTCATGGCTTCCAGCGCGTGGGCGGTGATGGCGGCTTCGTGCGCGTGGATGGCATCCATGCCGATGCCGGTGACGTAATCAATCGCAGCACCCAGGCCGATGTTGGCTTCGATGGCAGGGGTGCCTGCCTCGAAACGGAAAGGGGCGTCGTTGTAGGTGGTTTTTTCGAAGCGTACTTCCTTGATCATCTCGCCACCGCCTTGCCAGGGGGGCATTTGGTCAAGCAGCGCCTTGCGACCATAGAGCACGCCGATGCCGGAGGGGCCGTAGAGCTTGTGGCCGGAGAAGACGTAAAAATCTGTGCCGAGCTGTTGCACGTCCACCTGCATGTGGGTGGCGGCCTGGCAGCCGTCGATGAGGGTGATGATGCCGCGCTGTTTGGCTTCAGCAATATAATCTGCCACTGGCACCACGGTGCCGAGGCTGTTGGAGACCTGCGTCAGCGCCAGTAGTTTCACTTCCGGCGTGAGCAGCGTTTTGAATGCGGCGAAATCCAGCTCGCCATTATCCAGCACCGGGATGATGCGCAGTTCGATATTTTTCTCATCGCGCAGCATTTGCCAGGGCACAATGTTGGCGTGATGCTCGATGGCGGAGATGATGACGGCGTCACCCGTTTTCAGGTGGGTGCGGCCCCATGTCTGCGCGACCAGGTTGATGCCCTCGGTCGCGCCGCGCACGAGGATGATTTCCTCATGTTGTTTGGCATTAATGAAGGCGCGAATTTTCTCGCGGGCGGCTTCGAATGCGTCGGTCGCATTCTGGCTCAGGTAATAGAGGCCGCGATGGATATTGGCGTAGCCGCTTTCGTAGGTTTTCGTAATGCTGTCGATCACAGCGCGTGGTTTCTGCGCGCTGGCGGCAGTATCTAAAAACACGAGCGGCTTGCCGCGCACGGTGGTGGAAAGGATCGGGAAATCCGCGCGGATTTTTTCGATGGGATAAGTTGCTGGCTGCATGGCTTTAGCGGCGGCTGGCATGGCGGCTCACTTTCTCCAGCAGCGCAAGGCTGTGGTTCATCAGCCAATCACGTGCCGGGCTTTCCGGCAATTGTTCCAGCAGGGCAGCGGCAAAACCGCCAACCATCAGCTGCATGGCTTCGGCTTTTTCAATGCCGCGTGCCTGCAGGTAATAGAGCGCCTCTTCATCCAGGCTGCCGATGGCGGAGCCGTGGGAGCATTCCACCTGGTCGTTTAAGATGGTGAGTTCCGGGCGGTTGCTGGCCTCGGATTCCGGCGAGAGGAGCAGCACCTTGCTCTGCTGGTGCGCGGCGCAGTTGGTCACCTGTTCCGGCACGGTGATGCTGCCGTAGAAAATGCCGTGGCTTTTGCCGGAAAGCAACCCGCGCACATGCTGGTTGCTGCGGGTGTTTTTTGCATCATGGTGCAGGTGCAGGCTTTGTTCCAGCTGCTGATTCTCCGCACCCATGTACAAGGCATGGCAATGGGCCTGCGCCTGTTCGCCGCTCAGGTGAAGGTCGGTGGCGAAACGTGCCACGCCCGCGCCATTGGCCACGAGTATCTGCTGATAATGGGCATGTTGGCCGATATCGCCCAGCAGATCAGTGTGGTGCCAACTGGCGTCGCTTTCGTTCTGCAGGCGGTAGTGGGTGAGGGCGGCGGCTTCATCCAGGCGGACAAACAGGCGCTGGCTGCGCCAGTAGTTTTCGTTGCCGCTCAGGTGTTCCATCAGGGCCATGCCGCTGCGGCTGCCCATGCGGATGATGATAACGCTGTGCTCGGCCTGGCCGTGACCTTGGCACAGGTGATCAATGAAAAGCGGCTGGTCGATGATGGCGCCGGGGGCGACTTCCACCAGCAGGAACTGCTGTGCGAAGGCGAGCGAAAGGGCAGCGAGACCGTCGCGGCTTTGTTCCAGCAGTTTCTGACATTCCGCAGGTAGTGTGCCGTCTGTTTTGAGTTGGGCAACCGTGATGCCGGCGGGCATGTGGGATTGATGCACGACATGAGCATTTCCCAGTGTCAGGCGCAGCCATTCCATCGGCGTTGTGACCACCACGGCGGTATCGGCCGGGGCGGGTTTGGGCAGGAAGCGGCCTTCGCTGATCATGCTCAGGCGGGCATATTTCCAGCGTTCATCCTTGCGGGTGGGCAGGCCGAGCTGAAGGTAGCGGCTGAAGGCCTGCTGACGCCACTGGCGCCAGGCAATGCCTTCCCCGGCGGCTTCGCGCGAGGCAAGCCAGGTTTCGAAAGGCTCCTGATAATTGTTTGCCGTTTGCATTGCCACGATACTCATTGCCTATGCTGCTGCTTCACCGGTGATGCCGAACATGCGGTAGCCTTTTTCCTCAATCTCCAGCGCGAGGTTTTTGTCGCCGCTGGCGATGATCTGCCCACCCGCCAGCACATGCACCTGGTCGGGCACGATGAGGCTGAGCAGGCGCTGATAATGGGTAATGACCACGAAGGCACGCTCCGGGCTGCGCAGGCGATTAACGCCTTCGCTGACGGTGCGCAGCGCATCCACGTCCAGGCCGGAATCGGTTTCATCCAGAATGGCGAGGGTGGGCTGGAGGAGTGCCATCTGCAAAATGTCGAAACGTTTTTTCTCACCGCCGGAGAAGCCGACATTCACGGCGCGTTTCAGCATGGCTTCGTCCATGCCGAGATCTTTTGCGGCTTGCTTGACGAGCTTCATGAAGGCGAATGCGTCGAGCTCTTCTTCCTCGCGGGCGCGCTTCACTGCATTGACGGCAGATTTCAGGAAGGTCATGGAGGTGACACCGGGGATTTCCACCGGGTATTGGAAGGCGAGGAACACGCCTTCGTGCGCGCGCTCGGCGACGTTCTTCTCCAGCAGGCTTTCACCGTTCCAGAGGATGTCGCCTTCGGTCACCTTATAGCCATCGCGCCCGGCGATGACATGGCTGAGCGTGCTTTTGCCGGAGCCGTTGGGGCCCATGATGGCATGGGTTTCACCGGGTTTTACGGTGAGGTTGATGCCTTTTAGAATGTCTTTGCCATGCACGGTGGCGTGGAGGTTTTTGATCTCTAACATGTCTTTTTCCTTATTATCCGACGGCGCCTTCAAGGCTGACGCTTAAAAGATTTTGCGCTTCCACGGCGAATTCCATGGGGAGTTTCTGCAACACGGATTTGCAGAAGCCGTTGACGATGGTCGTCACGGCGTCTTCCTGCGTGAGGCCGCGCTGCATGCAATAGTAAAGCTGGTCTTCGCTGATTTTGGAGGTGGTGGCTTCGTGTTCCACCTGCGCGCCGTTGTTCTTCACCTCGATATAGGGCACGGTGTTGGCGCTGCAATCGCTGCCGATGAGCAGCGAATCGCACTGGGTGAAGTTGCGCGCGCCTTCGGCCTTGGGCAGGATGCGTACAAGGCCGCGGTAGGTGCTGTCCGAATGACCGGCGGAGATGCCTTTGGCGATGATGGTGGAACGCGTGCGTTTGCCAATATGGATCATTTTGGTGCCGGTGTCGGCCTGCTGGCGGTGGTTGGTGACGGCAACGGAATAGAACTCGCCCACCGAATCATCGCCCTGCAAAATGCAGCTCGGGTATTTCCAGGTGATGGCGGAGCCGGTTTCGACCTGCGTCCATGATATCTTGGAGCGGTCGCCACGGCAGGCGCCGCGTTTGGTAACGAAATTATAGATGCCGCCTTTGCCGTTCTCGTCGCCGGGGTACCAGTTCTGCACAGTCGAATATTTGATTTCGGCATCATCAAGCGTCACCAGTGCCACCACGGCGGCGTGGAGCTGGTTTTCGTCGCGGCGCGGGGCGGTGCAGCCTTCGAGGTAGCTGACATAGCTGCCCTTGTCGGCAACAATCAGCGTGCGCTCGAACTGACCGGTTTCGGCGGCGTTGATGCGGAAATAGGTGGAAAGCTCCATCGGGCAGCGCACGCCGGGTGGGATGTAGACGAAGGAGCCATCGCTGAAGACGGCGGAGTTGAGTGCGGCGAAGAAGTTATCGCCGACCGGCACGACGGAGCCGAGATATTTCTTGATGAGCTCGGGATGTTCCTGCACGGCTTCGGAGAAGGAGCAGAAGATAATGCCGAGTTCGCCGAGTTTTTCTTTGTAAGAGGTGCCGATGGAGACGCTGTCGAACACGGCATCGACGGCGACTTTGGGCATTTCCACGCCCGCGAGGCGTTCATATTCCTTCAAGGGGACGCCGAGCTTGGCGAAGGTTTTCAGCAGCTCGGGATCCACTTCGTCCAGGCTTTTGGGCTTGTTGCCTTTCGGTGCGGCGTAATAGCAGATGTCCTGATAGTCGATATTCTCATAGCAGACCTTGGCCCATGCTTGCGGGTCTTGCATGCTTTGCCAGGTGCGGAGCGCCTTCAGGCGCCATTCCAGCAGCCATTCGGGCTCGTTCTTCTTGGCGGAGATATAGCGGATCGTATCCTCACCCAGGCCTTTCGGCGCGGTTTCCATGGCGATATCGGTCACGAAGCCGTGCTGATATTCCCGTTGGGTGATGGCGTGAATCTGATCCATGTGTTTGCTTTCTAGGCCACGCTGAGGGCGGTTGTTCTGGATGCGGGCAGGGGGAATTGCTCCCAGGGTTCCATCATCATGTCCGCCAGGGTGACGGTGGCGAGGGCCTGTTTAACGGCATGATTGAGCTTTTTCCAGCCTTTGCTGGTGGGGCAGAGTTTTTCGATGTCGCAGGATGTGCTGTGGTGGTCGCTGCAATCGGTGAGGGCGATGGGGCCGTCCACGGCCTCGATGATATCCGCCACGGTGATGGCGGTGGGTAGGCGGGCCAGCAAGTGGCCGCCCTGGCTGCCACGCGCGGAAGTGGCGATGCCCGCTTTCACCAGATGTTTCAGTATTTTGCTGACGGTCGGCTGGCTGAGCCCGGTGGCATCGCTGAGTTGAAGCGCGCTCTGCGGCACAGGCGCATCGGTACCATCCATGGCCAGGCGGCTCATGATGACGACGGCATAATCGGCCATGCGGCTGAGGCGAATCATTGCGTTGCTCAAATAGGACTAATTTCGTCCTATTTAGCGCCGGTAGGCATCAACTGTCAAGAAAACCCAGCATTTCTAGGATTTGGGAGTGGAGGACAGCGCTGTCGCAACATCTGGTTTATTGCACTTGTTGGCGAATTCCTTCAGGCCCATGCCGTTGGGGTGCTTGATGGCCGGGTCAACTCCCGCTTTCAGCAATGACTGTGTGACCGGCAGGTTGCCGTTACAAACCGCATAAAAAATGATCGGCACTTGTTTGTAGGTTTTGTTGGGGGCGGCCTGTTTG from bacterium encodes:
- a CDS encoding iron-sulfur cluster assembly accessory protein, whose amino-acid sequence is MSISDKAAERIQALLAKAEAPVAGLRISVTTKGCSGLSYKVEYADAAKTGDEVINDKGVTVMVDPAAVMFLIGTEMDYVETRVKSGFEFNNPNESGRCGCGESFYVDRDKLSQMKPEAN
- a CDS encoding SUF system Fe-S cluster assembly protein, encoding MHDLQIKPLDETTLNTIKTAEGTGLHDKVVAILKTVYDPEIPVNIWELGLIYRAEVLEDGKVEIDMTLTAPACPVAGTMPGEVQTRILQIPGVKDVNVELVWEPAWTQDRMTDEARLELGLF
- the sufS gene encoding SufS family cysteine desulfurase, with translation MPAAAKAMQPATYPIEKIRADFPILSTTVRGKPLVFLDTAASAQKPRAVIDSITKTYESGYANIHRGLYYLSQNATDAFEAAREKIRAFINAKQHEEIILVRGATEGINLVAQTWGRTHLKTGDAVIISAIEHHANIVPWQMLRDEKNIELRIIPVLDNGELDFAAFKTLLTPEVKLLALTQVSNSLGTVVPVADYIAEAKQRGIITLIDGCQAATHMQVDVQQLGTDFYVFSGHKLYGPSGIGVLYGRKALLDQMPPWQGGGEMIKEVRFEKTTYNDAPFRFEAGTPAIEANIGLGAAIDYVTGIGMDAIHAHEAAITAHALEAMSTIPGLHIIAPPDSIYSGARASIVPFIMDGGHASDIGALLDQQGIAIRTGHHCAMPVMERFGVPATARASFGIYTSHGDIDAFAAALHKTAKLLGA
- the sufC gene encoding Fe-S cluster assembly ATPase SufC — protein: MLEIKNLHATVHGKDILKGINLTVKPGETHAIMGPNGSGKSTLSHVIAGRDGYKVTEGDILWNGESLLEKNVAERAHEGVFLAFQYPVEIPGVTSMTFLKSAVNAVKRAREEEELDAFAFMKLVKQAAKDLGMDEAMLKRAVNVGFSGGEKKRFDILQMALLQPTLAILDETDSGLDVDALRTVSEGVNRLRSPERAFVVITHYQRLLSLIVPDQVHVLAGGQIIASGDKNLALEIEEKGYRMFGITGEAAA
- the sufB gene encoding Fe-S cluster assembly protein SufB; amino-acid sequence: MDQIHAITQREYQHGFVTDIAMETAPKGLGEDTIRYISAKKNEPEWLLEWRLKALRTWQSMQDPQAWAKVCYENIDYQDICYYAAPKGNKPKSLDEVDPELLKTFAKLGVPLKEYERLAGVEMPKVAVDAVFDSVSIGTSYKEKLGELGIIFCSFSEAVQEHPELIKKYLGSVVPVGDNFFAALNSAVFSDGSFVYIPPGVRCPMELSTYFRINAAETGQFERTLIVADKGSYVSYLEGCTAPRRDENQLHAAVVALVTLDDAEIKYSTVQNWYPGDENGKGGIYNFVTKRGACRGDRSKISWTQVETGSAITWKYPSCILQGDDSVGEFYSVAVTNHRQQADTGTKMIHIGKRTRSTIIAKGISAGHSDSTYRGLVRILPKAEGARNFTQCDSLLIGSDCSANTVPYIEVKNNGAQVEHEATTSKISEDQLYYCMQRGLTQEDAVTTIVNGFCKSVLQKLPMEFAVEAQNLLSVSLEGAVG
- a CDS encoding SUF system Fe-S cluster assembly regulator, coding for MIRLSRMADYAVVIMSRLAMDGTDAPVPQSALQLSDATGLSQPTVSKILKHLVKAGIATSARGSQGGHLLARLPTAITVADIIEAVDGPIALTDCSDHHSTSCDIEKLCPTSKGWKKLNHAVKQALATVTLADMMMEPWEQFPLPASRTTALSVA